Proteins co-encoded in one Actinomadura luteofluorescens genomic window:
- a CDS encoding type II secretion system F family protein translates to MAAELSAGRTPDEAFTAAAAVLDPHVSEELLSLPRPPPDHLDDLATQPGAEGLRLLTACWRVGSERGGTLATVLDGLASALRDEEAQRQDVSVQLAGPRATARLLAALPLLGLAMAAALGAHPIPFLCTTIPGLACLITGTALNITGLYWTRHLAKSAESPH, encoded by the coding sequence ATGGCCGCCGAACTGTCCGCCGGCCGGACCCCCGACGAAGCCTTCACAGCAGCCGCCGCCGTCCTCGACCCGCACGTCTCCGAAGAACTGCTCAGCCTGCCCCGCCCGCCCCCCGACCACCTGGACGACCTGGCCACGCAGCCGGGCGCCGAAGGTCTCCGCCTCCTGACAGCCTGCTGGCGCGTCGGCTCCGAACGGGGCGGCACCCTGGCCACCGTCCTGGACGGCCTGGCAAGCGCCCTCCGCGACGAGGAAGCTCAACGGCAGGACGTATCCGTCCAACTCGCGGGCCCCCGCGCCACCGCCCGCCTACTAGCCGCCCTCCCCCTCCTAGGTCTGGCCATGGCCGCCGCCCTGGGCGCTCACCCCATCCCGTTCCTCTGCACGACGATCCCCGGCCTCGCCTGCCTGATCACAGGCACAGCCCTCAACATCACCGGCCTCTACTGGACCCGCCACCTAGCCAAATCCGCCGAATCCCCCCACTAG
- a CDS encoding type II secretion system F family protein produces MTAGVAGALCVVMLGGLAGGVTGLLVAPAVWLSFSRVGSGERRRRRARLIADLPVAVDLLAACLRGGAPWHEAVEAVASAVGGPLGEELRAVSVQIRLGADPEDAWLALAEEPMLAPLARAAVRGASTGAALAPSLSRLARDQRRVARSAAAARARAAGIRALAPLGLCFLPAFVLLGVVPAIAGIASTILLPW; encoded by the coding sequence GTGACCGCGGGCGTGGCGGGTGCGTTGTGCGTGGTGATGCTGGGCGGCCTGGCCGGCGGAGTGACCGGCCTCCTGGTCGCCCCCGCCGTCTGGCTGTCCTTCAGCCGCGTCGGCAGCGGGGAGCGCCGGCGCAGACGGGCGCGACTCATCGCTGACCTCCCCGTCGCGGTCGATCTTCTCGCGGCCTGCCTGCGAGGCGGCGCGCCCTGGCATGAGGCTGTCGAAGCGGTCGCGAGCGCGGTGGGAGGCCCGCTCGGCGAGGAGTTGCGGGCGGTGTCCGTCCAGATCCGGCTAGGAGCCGACCCGGAGGACGCTTGGCTGGCCTTGGCGGAGGAGCCGATGCTCGCCCCCTTGGCGCGCGCTGCCGTGCGGGGGGCGTCGACAGGCGCGGCGCTCGCCCCGTCCCTCAGCCGCCTCGCCCGCGACCAGCGCCGCGTGGCCCGTTCGGCCGCCGCCGCCAGGGCACGAGCGGCGGGCATCCGGGCGCTCGCCCCGCTCGGTCTGTGCTTCCTCCCCGCCTTCGTCCTCCTCGGCGTCGTCCCGGCCATCGCCGGGATCGCCTCGACGATCCTCCTGCCCTGGTGA
- a CDS encoding DUF4244 domain-containing protein, which produces MRAWKTVVRRWSGACKDRGMSTAEYAVGTIAAAAFAGLLFKIVTSPQVKTMLLRIIEKALNLAG; this is translated from the coding sequence ATGAGGGCATGGAAGACGGTGGTGCGGCGATGGTCCGGAGCGTGCAAGGACCGCGGGATGTCCACGGCCGAATACGCGGTCGGCACCATCGCCGCGGCGGCCTTCGCCGGCCTCCTGTTCAAGATCGTGACCAGCCCGCAGGTGAAGACGATGCTCTTACGGATCATCGAGAAGGCCCTCAATCTGGCCGGTTGA
- a CDS encoding TadE family type IV pilus minor pilin, which translates to MATAEIAVALPSLVLITAIALWGVRAASVQLACTDAARSGARAAARGESLTAVRELVERGVPKGAAVQVHRDGAVVRVDVSAPVAPAAAIGLPAITVHAHTAAETEPGVPPTTTP; encoded by the coding sequence ATGGCCACGGCGGAGATCGCCGTGGCCCTCCCCTCCCTGGTGCTGATCACCGCGATCGCCCTGTGGGGCGTGAGGGCGGCGTCCGTGCAGCTCGCCTGTACGGACGCCGCCCGGAGCGGCGCCCGGGCGGCGGCCAGAGGCGAGTCGCTCACCGCGGTTCGCGAACTGGTGGAGAGGGGTGTTCCGAAGGGGGCGGCCGTACAGGTTCATCGCGACGGGGCAGTTGTCCGCGTCGACGTCTCGGCCCCCGTGGCCCCCGCCGCCGCGATCGGCTTGCCCGCCATCACCGTCCACGCCCACACGGCCGCCGAGACAGAACCCGGCGTCCCACCCACCACCACCCCGTGA
- a CDS encoding Rv3654c family TadE-like protein, with protein MRFWAGCGAGLGRRGRGLGGDRGAGTVFVVGFAVVVWVVGVSAVLVGGVRGARHRGEAAADMAALAGAARVADGRGVACARAREIAVGSGARMVRCRVRGEVVDVSVAVDVTMPMGLKGRRIVSRARAGPAGQDGVP; from the coding sequence ATGAGGTTCTGGGCGGGGTGTGGTGCGGGCTTGGGGCGTCGGGGGAGGGGGTTGGGCGGGGATCGGGGGGCGGGGACGGTTTTTGTGGTGGGCTTCGCGGTTGTTGTCTGGGTGGTGGGGGTCTCGGCGGTCCTGGTCGGCGGGGTTCGGGGGGCGCGGCATCGGGGGGAGGCGGCGGCGGACATGGCGGCGCTGGCGGGGGCGGCGCGGGTGGCCGATGGTCGTGGGGTCGCCTGTGCGAGGGCCAGGGAGATCGCGGTCGGGTCGGGTGCGCGGATGGTGCGATGCCGGGTGCGGGGTGAGGTCGTCGACGTCTCGGTGGCCGTCGACGTCACGATGCCGATGGGGCTGAAGGGGCGGCGGATCGTTTCTCGGGCGAGGGCTGGCCCCGCGGGGCAGGACGGCGTACCCTGA